In a single window of the Myxococcus guangdongensis genome:
- a CDS encoding bifunctional folylpolyglutamate synthase/dihydrofolate synthase: protein MSAPRTPEEALAFLSRLNPSGIKLGLERVSEALEALGHPERRAPVLHVAGTNGKGSTCAFAATALQAAGHRVGLYTSPHLVRVNERIRVDGEDISDEDFGRAILDVLERYPSAVAEPMTYFEFGTVVALWHFARVGVDVVVLETGLGGRLDATTAAPSIVTAITPVSFDHMEYLGNTLAAIAGEKAGILKPGVPCVVARQAPEALEAIEAHARVLGSPLLVEGRDFEAWLQPDGSLSYQGGAWRLEGLRLSLRGPHQVQNAAVALACLESLSTRGVAVSGEEARVGLGSARWPGRLEEVGERPVVLLDGAHNPAGVEVLLASLRALYSGRPVHCVFGVVADKDRGPMMRALFPACASVQLTPLDTPRSLVPGAYLDEARALTPDVAAWPDVDAALAAARRRAGPEGLVLCTGSLFLVGMVRARLGRTSTP from the coding sequence ATGAGCGCGCCCAGGACACCGGAGGAAGCACTCGCCTTCCTCTCGCGGCTCAACCCCTCCGGCATCAAGCTGGGGCTGGAGCGGGTGAGCGAGGCGCTCGAGGCCCTGGGCCACCCCGAGCGCCGCGCTCCGGTACTGCACGTCGCCGGTACCAACGGCAAGGGCAGCACCTGCGCCTTCGCCGCCACCGCGCTCCAGGCCGCCGGCCACCGCGTGGGCCTCTACACGTCCCCGCACCTGGTGCGCGTCAACGAGCGCATCCGCGTGGACGGCGAGGACATCTCCGACGAGGACTTCGGCCGCGCCATCCTCGACGTGCTGGAGCGCTATCCCTCCGCCGTCGCCGAGCCGATGACGTACTTCGAGTTCGGCACCGTCGTCGCGCTGTGGCACTTCGCGCGCGTGGGCGTGGACGTCGTCGTGCTGGAGACGGGCCTGGGCGGCCGGCTGGACGCGACCACCGCGGCGCCCTCCATCGTGACGGCCATCACCCCCGTCTCGTTCGACCACATGGAGTACCTGGGCAACACCCTGGCGGCGATCGCCGGCGAGAAGGCCGGCATCCTCAAGCCCGGCGTGCCCTGCGTCGTCGCCCGACAGGCCCCCGAGGCGCTGGAGGCCATCGAAGCCCACGCGCGGGTGCTCGGGTCGCCCCTCCTCGTGGAAGGGCGGGACTTCGAGGCGTGGCTCCAGCCCGACGGGAGCCTGTCGTACCAGGGGGGGGCGTGGCGGCTGGAGGGGCTGCGCCTGTCGCTGCGAGGCCCGCACCAGGTCCAGAACGCGGCGGTGGCGCTGGCCTGCCTGGAGAGCCTGTCCACGCGTGGCGTGGCCGTCTCGGGCGAGGAGGCGAGGGTGGGGCTCGGCTCGGCGCGCTGGCCAGGGCGGCTGGAGGAAGTGGGGGAGCGACCGGTCGTCCTCCTGGATGGCGCGCACAACCCGGCGGGGGTGGAGGTGCTGCTCGCGTCCCTGCGCGCCCTGTACTCGGGACGCCCGGTGCACTGCGTCTTCGGCGTGGTGGCGGACAAGGACCGGGGGCCGATGATGCGGGCCCTCTTCCCCGCGTGTGCCTCCGTGCAGCTCACGCCCCTGGACACTCCGCGCTCGCTGGTGCCCGGGGCCTATCTCGACGAGGCGCGCGCGCTGACGCCCGACGTCGCCGCGTGGCCGGACGTGGACGCGGCGCTCGCGGCGGCACGGCGACGCGCGGGCCCGGAGGGGCTGGTGCTGTGCACCGGCTCGCTGTTCCTGGTGGGCATGGTGCGGGCCCGCCTGGGGCGAACGAGCACACCCTGA